In the Apteryx mantelli isolate bAptMan1 chromosome 1, bAptMan1.hap1, whole genome shotgun sequence genome, one interval contains:
- the LOC106488489 gene encoding arg8-vasotocin receptor-like, which produces MKNFSFPMQDSTHQTESPSPHRFLSLTNKSDPVGRPERDEQLAQVEIAVLGVIFLTASVGNFILILVLWRRRKKLSRMYVFMLHLSIADLVVAFFQVLPQLIWDITDVFIGPDFLCRVIKYLQLLGMFASTYMIVVMTVDRYQAVCYPMVTFQKKRALWNIPICTSWSISLMFSLPQVFIFSKTEISPGIFECWGEFILPWGPRAYVTWIFVVIFFIPSAILITCQVKICKIIKRNIYVKKQNEYEVTNQKQVLPSRASSVNCISKAMIKTVKMTVVTVFAYVLCWSPFFIAQLWSVWFPSGVTEGSAFTIIMLLGNLNSCINPWIYMYFCGHIPYCTKKQVENTSAQDESVITGSIHLVDRDPEENSTSA; this is translated from the exons ATGaagaatttttcatttcctaTGCAAGATAGCACACATCAGACTGAAAGTCCTTCTCCTCACAGATTCCTGAGTTTGACAAATAAGTCAGATCCTGTTGGAAGACCAGAAAGAGACGAGCAATTGGCTCAAGTAGAGATTGCTGTACTGGGGGTAATATTTCTGACCGCATCTGTGGGCAATTTTATTCTCATACTGGTACtgtggagaagaagaaagaagctcTCTAGAATGTATGTATTCATGCTTCACCTCAGCATAGCTGACTTAGTGGTAGCATTTTTTCAAGTTCTGCCTCAACTAATATGGGATATTACAGATGTTTTCATAGGGCCAGATTTCTTGTGCAGAGTTATCAAATATTTACAGTTGCTGGGCATGTTTGCCTCTACTTATATGATAGTGGTCATGACAGTGGACAGATATCAAGCAGTTTGTTACCCTATGGTCACTTTCCAAAAGAAGAGAGCCTTGTGGAACATTCCCATTTGCACCAGCTGGTCTATATCACTGATGTTTAGCCTTCCACAGGTATTCATCTTTTCTAAGACTGAAATATCTCCAGGCATCTTTGAATGTTGGGGTGAATTTATTCTACCCTGGGGCCCAAGGGCATATGTAACTTGGATTTTTGTAGTTATATTCTTCATTCCCTCAGCCATCCTTATCACATGTCAGGTTAAGATTtgcaaaataatcaaaaggaATATATAtgtgaaaaaacagaatgaatatGAAGTAACAAATCAGAAGCAAGTCCTGCCATCCCGAGCAAGCAGTGTTAACTGCATTTCAAAGGCTATGATCAAGACTGTAAAAATGACAGTGGTGACAGTTTTTGCATATGTTCTTTGTTGGTCACCTTTCTTCATTGCACAGCTGTGGTCTGTTTGGTTCCCCAGTGGTGTTACTGAAG GTTCAGCATTCACCATTATCATGCTCCTTGGTAATTTGAATAGTTGTATCAACCCATGGATTTACATGTATTTTTGTGGGCACATTCCATATTGCACAAAGAAGCAGGTGGAGAACACTTCAGCTCAAGATGAATCTGTGATCACAGGAAGCATTCATCTGGTAGACAGAGACCCTGAGGAAAACAGCACCTCTGCATAA